The following coding sequences are from one Lolium rigidum isolate FL_2022 chromosome 6, APGP_CSIRO_Lrig_0.1, whole genome shotgun sequence window:
- the LOC124664887 gene encoding 1-aminocyclopropane-1-carboxylate synthase 7-like, translated as MVGKLLPAASPALSHVATSGSHGEDSPYFAGWRAYDDDPYDAVSNPSGVIQMGLAENQVSFDLLEGFLKEHPEAAGWGGAAAGSGVASFRDNALFQDYHGLKTFRKAMASFMEKIRGGKARFDPDRIVLTAGATAANELLTFILANPGDALLIPTPYYPGFDRDLRWRTGVNIVPVHCHSANGFQVTVAALEAAYEEAAAAGMRAAGVLLTNPSNPLGTTMERSVLEDVLDFVVRKNIHLISDEIYSGSVFAAPDLVSVAELVESRPDVAERVHIVYSLSKDLGLPGFRVGVVYSYNDAVVTTARRMSSFTLVSSQTQKTLAAMLSDDAFAEEYIRTNRERLRVRHDHMVAGLARAGVPCLQGNAGLFVWMDMRRLLLGGGGEATVADELRLWDLMLHEVKLNISPGSSCHCSEPGWFRVCFANMSLDTLDVALARMGRFMDRWNKATTQH; from the exons ATGGTTGGCAAGTTGTTGCCCGCTGCTTCGCCTGCCCTGTCGCACGTAGCGACCTCCGGCTCCCACGGCGAGGACTCCCCCTACTTCGCCGGGTGGAGAGCCTACGACGACGACCCCTACGACGCCGTCTCCAACCCGAGCGGCGTCATCCAGATGGGCCTTGCGGAGAACCAGGTCTCCTTCGACCTCCTGGAGGGGTTCCTGAAGGAGCACCCTGAGGCGGCCGGGTGGGGCGGCGCCGCTGCCGGCTCCGGCGTGGCCAGCTTCAGGGACAACGCCCTGTTCCAGGACTACCACGGCCTCAAAACCTTCAGAAAG gcgatggcgagcttcatggagAAGATAAGGGGCGGCAAGGCGAGGTTTGACCCTGACCGCATCGTGCTCACCGCCGGCGCGACGGCCGCCAACGAGCTTCTCACGTTTATCCTCGCCAACCCCGGAGACGCGCTGCTGATCCCCACTCCGTACTACCCAGG GTTTGATCGGGACTTGCGTTGGAGGACTGGCGTGAACATCGTGCCGGTGCACTGCCACAGCGCCAACGGGTTCCAGGTCACGGTCGCCGCGCTCGAGGCGGCGtacgaggaggccgcggcggcggggatGCGCGCCGCCGGCGTCCTGCTCACGAACCCGTCCAACCCGCTCGGCACGACCATGGAGAGGTCGGTGCTGGAGGACGTGCTCGACTTCGTGGTGCGCAAGAACATCCACCTCATCTCCGACGAGATCTACTCCGGCTCCGTCTTCGCCGCGCCGGACCTTGTCAGCGTGGCCGAGCTCGTCGAGTCGCGGCCTGACGTTGCCGAGCGCGTGCACATCGTGTACAGCCTCTCCAAGGACCTGGGGCTCCCCGGGTTCCGCGTCGGCGTGGTGTACTCGTACAACGACGCCGTGGTCACCACCGCGCGccgcatgtccagcttcacgctaGTGTCGTCGCAGACGCAGAAGACGCTCGCCGCCATGCTCTCCGACGACGCGTTCGCCGAGGAGTACATCCGCACCAACCGAGAGCGCCTCAGGGTGCGGCACGACCATATGGTTGCCGGGCTGGCACGCGCCGGCGTGCCGTGCCTGCAGGGAAATGCTGGGCTGTTCGTGTGGATGGACATGCGGCGGCTGCTTCTCGGCGGGGGCGGCGAGGCAACCGTCGCCGATGAGCTGAGGCTGTGGGACCTGATGCTTCACGAGGTGAAGCTCAACATCTCGCCGGGGTCGTCGTGCCATTGCTCGGAGCCCGGGTGGTTCAGGGTGTGCTTCGCCAACATGAGCTTGGACACGCTGGATGTTGCACTGGCCAGGATGGGCCGCTTCATGGACAGGTGGAACAAGGCGACAACACAGCATTAG